A genomic stretch from Candidatus Woesearchaeota archaeon includes:
- a CDS encoding HesA/MoeB/ThiF family protein: MAIECKADRQITYWGKENQEVIEQGTIAIIGLGGLGSIAAELLCRMRVGTLLLCDFDIVTDHNLSRQHLYTTEDINQPKVLAAKTHLQKINPSVNIKTMQTKANQENLSWCAQANIVLDCTDNHNSRREIDVFCKKNKVAWIHGAAIKEHGSVFAFLPTKNISYEDIYTNKTTNFTCKEHGVLATIVSIVGSYQASFAIQYLLKREIPETLLRIYSNSGQIEHIQIREK; encoded by the coding sequence ATGGCCATTGAATGTAAGGCAGATAGACAAATAACGTATTGGGGAAAAGAAAATCAAGAAGTAATTGAGCAAGGAACTATTGCAATTATTGGCCTTGGTGGTTTGGGTAGCATCGCAGCTGAACTACTTTGTCGGATGAGAGTTGGAACTCTTCTGCTTTGTGATTTTGATATCGTTACAGATCATAATCTTTCTCGTCAACACTTATACACAACAGAAGATATTAATCAACCAAAAGTCCTTGCTGCAAAAACCCATTTACAAAAAATTAATCCTTCAGTCAACATTAAAACGATGCAAACAAAAGCTAATCAAGAAAATTTATCTTGGTGTGCACAAGCAAATATCGTCCTTGATTGTACTGATAATCACAATTCTAGACGAGAAATTGATGTGTTTTGCAAAAAAAATAAGGTCGCGTGGATTCATGGTGCAGCAATTAAAGAGCATGGTTCTGTTTTTGCATTTCTCCCCACAAAAAATATTTCTTATGAAGATATTTATACAAATAAAACTACTAATTTTACGTGCAAAGAGCACGGCGTACTTGCAACCATTGTTTCGATAGTGGGAAGTTATCAAGCATCATTTGCAATCCAATATCTGCTCAAGCGAGAAATTCCAGAAACGTTACTTCGTATATACAGCAATAGCGGTCAAATAGAACACATCCAAATTAGAGAAAAATAA
- a CDS encoding MoaD/ThiS family protein — protein MDIFIERSKQTIKQEFSGTAQELLDKLSINPEEILIIKNGQLVTEDEELSTEDEIRLLSVVSGG, from the coding sequence ATGGACATTTTTATTGAACGAAGCAAACAAACTATTAAACAAGAGTTTTCAGGAACTGCACAAGAACTACTTGATAAACTTTCTATTAATCCTGAAGAGATACTTATTATTAAAAATGGGCAGCTAGTAACTGAAGATGAAGAGTTATCAACTGAAGATGAGATTAGACTACTTTCTGTTGTGAGCGGTGGATGA